One genomic region from Magallana gigas chromosome 3, xbMagGiga1.1, whole genome shotgun sequence encodes:
- the LOC105332007 gene encoding uncharacterized protein — MADKRSVPHPLSDSQHYTNEPSRYTNLSQPAPYEYDNLNYSHHEYSEPSFSGRYDYPSFPPPGPITGQPGKVQPMEFNISKTTTPDQRSQPTARQWSTGIWDCFKNRRTCCILAWCAPCYLCNLSDKLGDSCCLPLVIPCGFYSLIPLRTKIRTENNIDGSICEDCCMACWCPFCTMSQMSLEQDFVKQNLNTK, encoded by the exons ATGGCGGACAAAAGATCAG tACCACATCCATTAAGTGACAGTCAGCACTACACTAATGAACCATCTAGATACACTAATTTATCTCAGCCCGCCCCCTACGAATACGATAATTTGAACTACAGTCACCACGAATACAGTGAACCGAGTTTTAGTGGTCGGTACGATTATCCCTCCTTTCCTCCCCCTGGACCTATTACAGGCCAGCCAGGAAAAGTTCAACCAATGGAATTC AATATCTCCAAAACGACGACCCCGGACCAGAGATCTCAACCTACTGCTCGTCAGTGGAGCACTGGGATTTGGGATTGTTTCAAAAATAGGAGAACCT GCTGCATTCTTGCTTGGTGTGCTCCATGCTACCTTTGCAACCTCTCCGATAAGTTGGGGGACAGTTGTTGCCTCCCACTTGTTATTCCTTGTGGTTTCTACTCCCTGATTCCTCTGAGAACGAAGATCAGAACGGAGAACAACATTGAT GGCAGTATCTGCGAAGACTGTTGTATGGCTTGCTGGTGTCCTTTTTGCACAATGAGCCAAATGTCACTCGAACAAGACTTTGTTAAGCAGAATCTAAATACTAAATGA
- the LOC105332000 gene encoding proprotein convertase subtilisin/kexin type 5, translated as MKVFLALSFLSIVSGEYLEGYHLDVPLLKSLKDVGLRSCCKECSAYTNCQSVNYNKNDFSCELNYHHLSGLSGKTALNESVYMDRVHCFTLASCSANFCNLTCKINEKCVLTSTHQPTCIISECDPVDIIPDIIPINMSRLVGIRHSLRCSTQPYPSRQRVRCDTDGQWIRQYDTCKCFSGTFWGGGSTCIECPAGQHLPYDDVAGNASCIDCPAGSYTPGPGYADCLACRPGYYAPKTESSFCKKCPAGSYTPSPGYDHCMECPAGYFSWFPGSNSCTACPVGSHTPGSGYRYCILCPAGFFSPVPGSDSCIECPAGYCSPDPGYDSCIECPAGYYTPEPRCNSSCTACPPGSYQSEAGQTSCPLCPAGSFSEFEASLNCSKCKPGYYTPRAGYDSCKECSAGSYTPKPEYDSCIKCPAGYYTPNPGSEFCIDCPVGFYTPKKGYDSCKECSAGSYTPTSGYDSCIKCPPGYYKPSSAYDSCMKCPAGYQAPYSGSEVCTECPAGHYTPSPGTPSCIKCPAGHYTPNPGSDSCIACPMGSYQSNSGQTDCRLCDTGRYSKVEAAEHCKQCKPGSYSDVRGASSCKLCPVQTYQKYYGEDNCRSCETATVVGATVCPDDVVSTVSV; from the exons atgaaagtatttCTCGCATTGTCTTTCCTGTCGATCGTTTCTGGGGAATATTTGGAGGGTTACCACTTGGATGTCCCTCTTCTGAAAAGCTTAAAAGACGTAGGGTTGCGTTCTTGTTGCAAGGAATGCTCAGCCTACACGAATTGTCAGTCCGTCAATTACAACAAAAATGACTTTTCTTGCGAGTTAAACTACCATCACCTGTCTGGATTGTCCGGCAAAACTGCTCTCAATGAATCTGTTTACATGGACAGGGTCCACTGCTTCACACTGGCTTCCTGCAGTGCG AATTTTTGTAATCTTACATGCAAAATTAACGAAAAATGTGTCCTGACTTCAACTCATCAACCGACATGTATAATCTCAG AATGCGACCCAGTTGATATTATACCGGACATAATACCTATCAATATGAGTAGATTAGTTGGTATTAGGCATTCATTACGGTGCTCGACACAACCATATCCTAGTAGACAACGAGTCAGGTGTGACACAGACGGACAATGGATTCGGCAATACGACACTTGCA AATGTTTTTCCGGTACATTTTGGGGTGGCGGCAGCACGTGTATTGAATGTCCCGCAGGACAACATTTGCCCTACGATGATGTGGCGGGAAATGCTTCGTGCATCGACTGCCCTGCTGGAAGTTACACACCTGGTCCAGGATATGCCGATTGTCTCGCTTGTCGTCCTGGGTATTACGCACCAAAGACAGAGTCTTCATTTTGCAAGAAATGCCCTGCCGGATCTTACACACCTAGTCCGGGATATGATCATTGCATGGAATGTCCTGCTGGCTATTTTTCATGGTTCCCAGGATCCAATTCCTGCACTGCGTGTCCTGTCGGATCCCACACACCTGGTTCCGGATATCGTTACTGTATTTTATGTCCCGCGGGATTTTTTTCACCAGTTCCGGGATCTGACTCCTGCATTGAATGCCCTGCTGGATATTGCTCACCAGATCCAGGATATGACTCCTGCATTGAATGCCCTGCTGGATATTACACACCGGAACCAAGATGCAATAGCTCTTGCACTGCGTGTCCCCCTGGATCGTACCAAAGCGAGGCTGGACAAACTAGTTGTCCTCTTTGTCCAGCAGGAAGTTTTAGCGAATTTGAAGCATCTTTAAATTGTAGTAAATGTAAACCTGGATACTACACACCTAGAGCAGGATATGATTCGTGCAAGGAATGCTCCGCCGGATCTTACACCCCTAAACCTGAATACGATTCCTGCATTAAATGTCCCGCTGGATATTACACACCAAACCCTGGATCCGAGTTTTGCATTGACTGTCCTGTCGGTTTTTACACACCAAAAAAAGGATATGATTCGTGCAAGGAATGTTCCGCTGGATCATATACACCAACTTCAGGATACGATTCTTGCATCAAATGTCCCCCTGGGTATTACAAACCAAGTTCAGCATACGATTCTTGCATGAAATGTCCTGCGGGTTACCAAGCACCGTATTCAGGATCTGAGGTTTGCACCGAATGTCCCGCTGGACATTACACACCGAGTCCAGGAACTCCTTCTTGCATAAAATGTCCTGCTGGACATTACACACCAAATCCAGGATCGGATAGCTGCATCGCATGTCCCATGGGATCATACCAAAGCAATAGCGGACAAACAGATTGTCGCCTTTGCGATACCGGAAGATATAGTAAAGTTGAAGCAGCTGAGCACTGTAAACAATGTAAACCCGGAAGCTATAGCGATGTAAGAGGAGCTTCGTCCTGCAAGCTTTGTCCTGTACAGACTTACCAGAAATATTATGGGGAAGACAACTGTAGATCGTGTGAGACTGCTACTGTCGTAGGCGCTACAGTGTGCCCTGATGATGTGGTCTCAACGGTCAGTGTATAA